From Pelotomaculum schinkii, one genomic window encodes:
- a CDS encoding phosphatidylserine decarboxylase family protein, whose product MVNENMLSRFALTLKLCWHYIVALSVLAAVFYLIFPTLAVVPVVLIVFVLFFFRNPKRNVPDDKNCILSPADGVIMEIDEVIEDRFIQGPAIRISIFLSILNVHLNRSPLQGEVRYRYYRPGKFIPAFKSHASDINEKNFIGIESGDFKVLVCQITGFIARRIKCWADEGKRLAVGELIGIIKFGSGTEIFIPTGSDLYVKKGDKVKAGESALGMLPPGLDDNK is encoded by the coding sequence GTGGTTAATGAAAATATGCTGTCCCGTTTCGCTTTAACCCTAAAGCTGTGCTGGCATTATATTGTTGCCCTCAGCGTGCTGGCAGCAGTGTTTTACCTTATATTTCCAACCCTGGCAGTTGTACCGGTAGTTCTGATCGTCTTTGTTTTATTCTTTTTCCGTAATCCTAAAAGGAATGTCCCTGACGACAAGAACTGTATTCTTTCTCCGGCGGACGGCGTGATTATGGAGATTGACGAGGTGATTGAAGACAGGTTTATCCAGGGTCCTGCTATACGCATCAGCATCTTTCTATCTATTCTAAATGTTCACCTCAACCGCTCCCCCTTGCAAGGTGAGGTAAGGTACAGGTACTATCGACCGGGCAAGTTTATCCCGGCCTTTAAAAGCCACGCCTCAGATATAAATGAGAAGAATTTTATAGGCATAGAAAGCGGCGATTTTAAAGTGCTGGTCTGCCAGATTACCGGGTTCATCGCCCGCCGTATTAAGTGCTGGGCGGACGAAGGGAAAAGGTTGGCAGTTGGAGAATTAATTGGTATCATAAAATTTGGCTCGGGTACTGAAATATTCATTCCTACCGGCTCTGATTTATATGTCAAAAAAGGTGATAAGGTCAAGGCTGGAGAAAGTGCCCTGGGAATGCTCCCGCCCGGCTTAGACGATAATAAATGA
- the pssA gene encoding CDP-diacylglycerol--serine O-phosphatidyltransferase — protein sequence MSRMEIMPNLCTAANLLLGVSAITSVINYNFQLSVVLIVLAAVLDRVDGILARRCNAVSNFGKEFDSLADLVSFGVAPAALLYSSALAHHLSTPGLLCFLLFTLCGALRLARFNVTQSTTFFLGVPITAAGAILSILVLLVPSTPAVLILSIILALLMVSSIRIPKI from the coding sequence ATGAGCAGGATGGAGATAATGCCAAACTTATGTACAGCCGCTAATTTACTGCTCGGCGTATCTGCCATCACCTCTGTAATAAACTACAACTTCCAGTTAAGCGTTGTCCTTATTGTACTGGCCGCCGTTTTGGACCGGGTTGACGGGATTTTAGCCCGCCGCTGCAACGCTGTATCGAATTTTGGCAAGGAGTTTGATTCTCTAGCCGATCTGGTTTCCTTCGGTGTGGCCCCCGCCGCTCTGCTCTACAGCAGTGCGCTGGCGCACCACCTTAGCACCCCGGGGTTGCTTTGCTTTTTGCTCTTCACACTGTGCGGCGCCCTGCGACTGGCCAGATTTAACGTAACACAGTCGACAACCTTTTTTCTGGGTGTCCCTATCACTGCTGCCGGCGCTATACTGTCTATACTGGTGCTCTTGGTACCCAGCACTCCTGCGGTGTTAATTCTCAGCATCATTTTGGCGCTCCTGATGGTAAGCAGCATTCGCATTCCCAAAATCTAA
- a CDS encoding lytic transglycosylase domain-containing protein: MSRKRINKKKMQRRILLIFLLLLAILNFDSIVRFFNPLPYHDTITFYGKVYNVDPALIAAVIKAESNFNSKAVSVRGARGLMQIMPETGLWAASQTGESAFDSEFLFDPETNIKLGTWYLSDLGKEFDGSTVLILAAYNGGRGNVKDWLAGKTLINPEASISQIPFPETRHYVKKVLLYYRLYSYLYK, encoded by the coding sequence GTGTCTCGCAAAAGGATCAACAAGAAGAAGATGCAACGCAGAATACTCCTTATTTTTCTCTTACTGCTGGCAATACTCAACTTTGACAGCATCGTCCGTTTTTTTAACCCGCTCCCTTATCATGACACCATAACCTTTTACGGCAAGGTCTACAATGTGGACCCTGCGCTGATTGCGGCTGTGATTAAAGCTGAAAGCAACTTCAACAGCAAAGCGGTTTCGGTGCGGGGAGCCAGGGGACTGATGCAAATTATGCCCGAGACCGGCCTCTGGGCAGCCAGCCAGACGGGTGAATCTGCATTTGACAGCGAATTTCTTTTCGACCCGGAAACCAACATCAAGCTCGGGACCTGGTATCTTTCCGACCTGGGCAAAGAGTTCGACGGCAGTACCGTTCTGATTCTCGCGGCTTATAACGGAGGGCGCGGGAATGTCAAAGACTGGCTTGCAGGAAAGACCCTGATTAACCCCGAAGCCTCCATTTCCCAGATCCCTTTTCCTGAAACCAGACACTATGTGAAAAAGGTTTTACTTTATTACCGGCTCTACAGCTACTTATACAAGTAG
- a CDS encoding Ig-like domain-containing protein — MFKRLFALAAVFLFLTAVLPAVAGQLIDAQTAINDALQNSGAYYEQNNQKGDSINYVSIPILSKYLKGDNYFGCLVYGGPHGDTKDSQSRYLGYTLSGEDYTNVAFPPDVSHSGYFEDQQWVYQPWWNSDVTTNYTVDFNNGLDGTDLYAQNIRQGILVYYTDPSNANNYQVKGVTSETQDFWDNIQQYIHVLAPPTDLAWGIGRMWRYGENGQINYVTVPIMPNMLLDNLDLLVVTPVSAIINVGDTQQYVATYSQSQGAGNGQDVTNFSNWVTANSSIAIIGANNGLATGKSAGATQVTATYAVNGKTLQGHAQLIVQEQQLPPPSNNTPGSLTFQAVSQDGSTSRAPGTAKWTDIVTANLVPPVMQSIAYSENMVEPDYSTTVAPPLPPSGGCAPAYTRITGWRIVGADLSYPKQNPEFTFGQPLPPIGDETISMDVSGRQKATASFKELWAMDGAYILDWFTDQLINQEPKNYNITASNITVQVEYNTVTFHEVCSDDGDCVCVSQTKSGSYMQQLSPITAQLLVNGTGVNSLAQ; from the coding sequence GTGTTCAAGAGATTGTTCGCACTTGCGGCAGTCTTTCTTTTTTTGACTGCCGTGCTGCCGGCCGTCGCCGGACAGCTCATCGACGCCCAGACAGCTATAAATGATGCGCTTCAGAATTCAGGAGCTTACTACGAGCAAAACAACCAAAAAGGCGATTCCATTAACTATGTCTCTATCCCGATCCTGTCCAAATATCTCAAAGGAGATAACTATTTCGGCTGCCTAGTCTATGGGGGTCCCCACGGTGATACTAAAGACAGCCAGAGCCGGTACCTGGGATATACCCTGAGTGGCGAGGACTACACCAACGTGGCTTTTCCTCCGGACGTATCGCACAGCGGTTATTTCGAGGACCAGCAATGGGTGTATCAGCCTTGGTGGAATAGTGATGTCACCACTAATTACACCGTTGATTTCAACAACGGCCTCGACGGTACCGACCTTTACGCCCAAAACATCCGCCAGGGCATCCTGGTGTACTATACAGACCCCAGCAACGCAAACAACTACCAGGTAAAAGGCGTCACTTCTGAAACCCAGGACTTCTGGGACAACATCCAACAATACATTCACGTGTTGGCGCCTCCAACCGATCTGGCCTGGGGCATCGGTAGGATGTGGCGATATGGTGAAAACGGGCAGATAAACTACGTCACCGTACCGATAATGCCTAATATGCTTTTAGACAACCTCGATCTTCTTGTGGTAACACCGGTATCGGCCATTATTAATGTAGGTGATACGCAGCAATACGTCGCAACCTACTCACAGAGTCAGGGTGCTGGTAACGGCCAAGACGTGACTAACTTCAGCAACTGGGTAACTGCGAACAGCTCTATTGCCATAATCGGCGCTAACAATGGCCTGGCAACCGGCAAATCTGCCGGTGCTACCCAGGTTACGGCAACCTACGCTGTGAACGGCAAGACACTGCAGGGCCATGCCCAGCTGATAGTCCAGGAGCAGCAGCTCCCGCCGCCCAGCAACAATACTCCCGGCAGCCTGACTTTCCAGGCTGTCAGCCAGGACGGCAGCACGTCCCGTGCCCCCGGGACAGCCAAGTGGACAGATATAGTTACGGCAAATCTGGTGCCTCCAGTGATGCAAAGTATCGCGTATAGCGAAAACATGGTGGAACCAGACTACAGCACTACCGTAGCACCACCGCTTCCTCCATCCGGTGGCTGCGCACCAGCGTATACCAGGATTACGGGTTGGCGCATAGTAGGCGCGGATCTATCGTATCCGAAGCAGAACCCGGAATTTACGTTCGGTCAACCTTTGCCACCAATAGGTGATGAAACTATATCGATGGATGTATCAGGCAGACAGAAAGCAACGGCGAGTTTTAAAGAACTATGGGCTATGGACGGTGCTTATATCTTGGATTGGTTTACAGACCAACTAATAAATCAGGAGCCCAAAAATTATAATATTACGGCTTCTAACATTACCGTGCAAGTCGAGTATAACACTGTCACATTTCATGAGGTCTGTTCAGATGATGGCGACTGTGTGTGTGTTTCCCAAACGAAAAGTGGCTCTTATATGCAGCAATTAAGTCCAATAACTGCCCAATTGTTGGTTAACGGGACAGGTGTCAACAGCCTGGCACAGTGA
- a CDS encoding exodeoxyribonuclease VII small subunit, whose protein sequence is MDNEQFQRLVLEQLKALTDGQKGLEQSVKSLEQGQKGLDQSVKSLEQGQKALEQGQAEIKNELKYIWADIKKIDSRLSTQEEEVVILKRLK, encoded by the coding sequence ATGGATAATGAACAATTCCAAAGGCTTGTGCTTGAACAACTGAAAGCGCTTACGGATGGCCAGAAGGGACTCGAGCAAAGTGTAAAGTCGCTCGAACAAGGCCAGAAGGGACTCGATCAAAGCGTAAAGTCGCTCGAACAAGGTCAGAAGGCACTTGAACAAGGTCAGGCAGAAATTAAAAATGAGCTTAAGTATATTTGGGCTGACATTAAGAAGATCGACAGCCGGCTTTCCACCCAGGAAGAAGAAGTCGTCATACTAAAACGTCTAAAATAG
- a CDS encoding TIGR01212 family radical SAM protein (This family includes YhcC from E. coli K-12, an uncharacterized radical SAM protein.) encodes MGKNRYNLYSEHLVKKFGEKVYKLPVNLPGTCPNRDGKVGWGGCIFCDEDGSGFECLSNDLAVGQQVAMNKAFFRKRYNAGKFIVYFQAFTNTYLPFDRFKANILDALDQDVVGISVSTRPDCVNDSYLDFLYAVKEDHGVDINIELGLQTVNYRTLARVNRGHTLAEFIDAVLRIKKHGFAACAHLILNLPWDELADTVENAKILSALGVEYVKLHSLYVVRGTALGDMFERGEFEVISLQDYVERVGEFLAYLEPSVVIQRLVGRGPKDSLLFSNWGVSWWLVKQRIEEYLEQKDIYQGKKFDYLNGKALR; translated from the coding sequence ATGGGGAAAAACCGCTACAACCTGTATTCAGAACACCTGGTCAAGAAATTTGGAGAAAAGGTATACAAACTCCCGGTCAACCTGCCTGGGACCTGCCCCAATCGTGACGGAAAAGTCGGTTGGGGCGGGTGCATCTTTTGCGATGAAGATGGTTCAGGGTTCGAGTGTTTGTCCAATGATCTGGCAGTAGGACAGCAGGTGGCCATGAATAAAGCGTTCTTTCGCAAACGATACAATGCCGGAAAATTTATTGTTTACTTTCAGGCATTCACCAATACATACCTGCCGTTTGACCGCTTCAAGGCAAATATTCTGGACGCTTTGGACCAGGACGTGGTGGGCATATCCGTCTCAACCAGGCCTGACTGTGTAAACGACAGTTACCTGGATTTTTTGTATGCGGTAAAGGAAGACCATGGTGTGGATATCAATATTGAGCTTGGCCTGCAGACGGTTAACTATCGCACCCTGGCCAGGGTCAACCGGGGACATACCCTGGCGGAGTTTATCGATGCCGTACTGAGGATCAAAAAACACGGGTTTGCTGCCTGTGCGCACCTGATCCTGAATCTGCCCTGGGACGAACTGGCCGACACTGTGGAAAACGCTAAAATCCTTTCCGCCCTCGGTGTGGAATATGTAAAACTACATTCCCTGTATGTGGTGCGGGGAACAGCGCTTGGTGACATGTTCGAGCGCGGAGAGTTTGAGGTTATATCATTGCAGGATTATGTGGAAAGGGTGGGGGAATTTTTGGCCTACCTGGAGCCGTCCGTTGTAATCCAGCGACTGGTTGGCCGCGGCCCCAAGGACAGCCTTCTATTCAGCAACTGGGGCGTCAGTTGGTGGCTGGTAAAACAGCGTATTGAGGAGTATTTGGAGCAGAAGGATATTTACCAGGGGAAGAAATTCGATTACCTTAATGGAAAAGCGCTGAGATGA
- the coaE gene encoding dephospho-CoA kinase (Dephospho-CoA kinase (CoaE) performs the final step in coenzyme A biosynthesis.), producing MPVIGLTGNIGSGKSSVARLLRDLGAKVVDADQVAREVVLPGAPALAELTREFGPDILDPAGSLDRKKMGSIVFADPRARARLNQITHPRIKEAIDRVITCFRQDPHASSPAGVLVIEAPLLIEVGLDRDVDEVWVVKVDEDKQVERLVERDDLTDQEARSRMDAQLPQAVKLKYAKRVIDNSGDFSATRKQVEHNWDEFQKKHL from the coding sequence ATGCCGGTTATCGGGCTTACAGGAAACATTGGGAGCGGGAAAAGCAGTGTGGCCCGCCTTCTGCGTGATTTAGGGGCGAAAGTTGTCGACGCCGACCAGGTCGCACGGGAAGTTGTGCTGCCCGGCGCCCCGGCCCTGGCAGAATTGACAAGAGAATTTGGGCCTGACATCCTGGACCCGGCTGGTTCGCTGGACCGTAAAAAAATGGGTTCAATTGTTTTTGCCGATCCCCGGGCCAGGGCCCGCCTAAACCAGATCACCCACCCCCGCATTAAGGAGGCAATCGACCGTGTCATCACCTGTTTCAGGCAGGACCCGCATGCCTCTTCTCCTGCCGGGGTACTGGTCATCGAGGCCCCCCTGCTGATTGAAGTGGGACTGGACCGGGATGTTGATGAGGTATGGGTGGTAAAAGTTGACGAGGACAAGCAGGTCGAGCGGCTGGTTGAAAGAGACGACCTGACCGACCAGGAAGCCCGCAGCCGGATGGACGCACAGCTTCCTCAGGCCGTTAAGCTAAAGTACGCCAAAAGAGTCATAGATAACAGCGGTGATTTTTCAGCCACGAGAAAACAAGTGGAACATAACTGGGATGAATTCCAAAAAAAACATCTCTAG
- a CDS encoding HEPN domain-containing protein: MLIETAEWLTQAEYDLDTADSLYQAGRYIYTIFMCHLAVEKTLKALVVERTGKVPPKTHNLIQLIKLGQPSLNNEQTRFVTRLSLAGIVTRYPEELKKALSDYPPSVTRDYLKRAKDVFKCLKQQIG, encoded by the coding sequence ATGCTTATAGAAACTGCCGAGTGGCTTACCCAGGCCGAATATGACCTAGATACAGCAGATAGCCTTTACCAAGCCGGAAGGTATATCTACACTATCTTCATGTGCCATCTGGCAGTTGAAAAAACACTAAAAGCGCTTGTGGTTGAAAGAACAGGCAAAGTCCCACCCAAGACTCATAACCTTATTCAACTGATAAAACTTGGGCAACCTAGTCTTAACAATGAACAGACAAGGTTTGTTACCCGCTTAAGCCTAGCTGGAATTGTTACAAGGTATCCCGAGGAACTCAAAAAGGCATTGAGTGATTACCCGCCTTCAGTTACAAGGGATTACCTGAAGAGAGCAAAGGATGTGTTTAAATGCCTGAAACAACAAATAGGGTAG
- a CDS encoding nucleotidyltransferase domain-containing protein gives MPETTNRVAEIVKAYLIVLKKKGIPLQRAYLFGSQAKGAAGPYSDIDVIVVSQAFTGMPQWKRWEILGDALAEIMEPIEVRGYAPNEIDQAQKQKASLIYEVLTEPGTIEYRV, from the coding sequence ATGCCTGAAACAACAAATAGGGTAGCTGAAATTGTTAAAGCCTATCTGATTGTTCTCAAAAAAAAAGGGATTCCTCTCCAAAGGGCATATTTATTCGGTTCCCAGGCAAAGGGCGCAGCCGGGCCTTATAGCGACATTGACGTAATCGTTGTTTCCCAAGCTTTTACCGGTATGCCACAGTGGAAAAGGTGGGAAATCCTTGGTGACGCACTGGCTGAAATAATGGAACCTATTGAAGTGCGGGGTTACGCGCCGAATGAAATCGACCAGGCGCAAAAACAAAAAGCCAGCTTAATTTACGAAGTGCTGACTGAACCCGGAACAATTGAATATAGAGTATAG
- the ytaF gene encoding sporulation membrane protein YtaF → MEIPLYILFALALNVDSFSTGLTYGVKAIKVPPLSLLIISLVSMLSIAISMAAGRLLAANIPAPLAYRLGSALLLLIGFWILFQTLWKKQLKSRLSPEHPSAKSVEIRLRPFGLVIQILKEPARADFDSSGVISPREALILGTALAMDAFVAGCAVSLLGFSMLITAPAVGLGYFLLACLGIAAGRSNRASLLERQLTALPGCILILLGLLKIC, encoded by the coding sequence TTGGAAATACCTTTATATATCCTTTTTGCCCTGGCGCTGAATGTTGACTCCTTTAGCACCGGTCTCACTTACGGGGTAAAAGCGATAAAAGTTCCACCTCTGTCGCTTTTAATTATCAGCCTGGTTTCCATGCTCTCAATCGCCATATCAATGGCCGCCGGTCGGCTTCTGGCGGCAAACATTCCGGCTCCCCTGGCTTACCGTCTGGGGAGCGCCTTGCTCCTTTTGATTGGCTTTTGGATACTATTTCAAACCCTATGGAAGAAACAGTTAAAAAGTCGCCTTTCTCCTGAACACCCCTCAGCCAAAAGCGTTGAAATAAGGCTCCGCCCCTTCGGCCTGGTCATCCAGATCCTCAAGGAACCGGCCCGGGCTGACTTTGACAGTTCCGGGGTGATCTCCCCGCGCGAGGCGCTCATCCTGGGGACCGCACTGGCGATGGACGCCTTTGTAGCCGGGTGTGCCGTTTCCCTGCTTGGTTTTTCCATGCTGATCACCGCGCCGGCCGTGGGTCTCGGGTATTTCTTATTGGCCTGCCTCGGAATAGCCGCCGGCCGCAGCAACAGAGCCAGCCTGCTGGAACGGCAGCTCACCGCCCTGCCGGGCTGCATCCTGATTCTGCTGGGACTTCTAAAAATCTGCTGA
- a CDS encoding recombinase family protein: protein MCRVKTTKKKYAVAYARVSDPRQMEKGVSIPTQLEAIRKWAAQNDVEIIAEEFDDGKSAFRDDVVRPRFEYLLELAKRDSHVSLFLVHDATRFCRRKRKANILKAGLEEHGIQVISVTSPYDPNTIQGKWMESIDETRSETESLATSLHVLEKMKGNIAMRDPETGWCFKNGGRAPAGFRNIRVERGVDHRGFPIYKQLWEVDDEWGPLLKTIVLECKIKKRMSHKAIVEYLNSQGVKSPEGRPICVSFISELFREDRLLQTAGYAFWNREDRQAKGTRFKDKDEWVKVANAHPAIITEEEALLARKLCGRKQRSKTPPRLHDSPWLFTGKNYDGEDFFVCLACGGRMASYIQGGRHANKYRCGTITYQGREACQDVRVDKIWLETEVIKQIRLRFSPEALESLVEKISAAIDAETKEYRQAAKKIEKVIIEKQAEIKNLIAAVASGENIELYNDAIKQRKVEISEMEKQKEKQALSKPALEKIDTIRLRDYVQSLDQVLAHGTNRERREFIRTFIRRMEFDPEASRITIHWYADPIQVHETEILTSNNVRFLTGVGGGT, encoded by the coding sequence ATGTGCAGAGTAAAAACAACGAAAAAAAAGTACGCAGTAGCTTACGCCAGAGTTTCTGATCCGAGGCAAATGGAGAAAGGAGTTTCGATCCCAACACAGCTTGAAGCTATTCGAAAATGGGCGGCCCAAAATGATGTTGAAATCATTGCTGAAGAATTCGACGACGGTAAATCAGCATTCAGAGACGATGTAGTACGGCCTAGATTCGAATATCTGCTTGAGCTTGCAAAACGCGATTCCCATGTATCATTGTTTTTAGTACATGATGCAACTCGTTTTTGTCGCAGAAAACGGAAAGCGAATATCTTAAAAGCTGGTCTTGAGGAACATGGTATCCAGGTTATTTCAGTAACAAGCCCGTATGACCCGAATACGATTCAAGGGAAATGGATGGAGTCAATAGATGAAACCAGATCAGAAACTGAAAGTCTTGCAACTTCATTACATGTTTTGGAAAAAATGAAAGGAAATATTGCAATGCGCGATCCGGAAACAGGGTGGTGTTTTAAAAACGGCGGTCGTGCACCAGCAGGTTTTCGAAATATCCGAGTAGAGCGCGGAGTTGATCATCGAGGATTCCCAATTTATAAACAACTATGGGAGGTTGACGATGAATGGGGGCCGCTGTTAAAAACTATTGTGTTGGAGTGTAAAATAAAAAAGCGAATGTCACATAAAGCAATAGTTGAATATTTGAACTCCCAGGGAGTGAAAAGTCCTGAGGGAAGGCCAATTTGCGTAAGTTTTATTAGTGAGTTGTTTAGAGAGGACAGGCTGCTTCAGACTGCCGGCTATGCCTTCTGGAATCGTGAAGATAGACAGGCCAAGGGTACACGTTTTAAAGATAAAGACGAATGGGTAAAAGTTGCAAATGCACACCCTGCTATTATTACTGAGGAAGAAGCATTATTAGCTCGGAAATTGTGTGGAAGAAAACAAAGAAGTAAAACTCCGCCCCGCTTACATGACAGCCCCTGGCTATTCACCGGTAAAAATTATGATGGGGAGGACTTCTTTGTTTGCCTAGCTTGTGGAGGAAGAATGGCGAGCTATATACAAGGGGGGCGACACGCTAACAAGTACCGCTGTGGTACAATAACCTATCAAGGAAGAGAGGCTTGCCAGGATGTAAGGGTGGATAAGATTTGGCTTGAAACTGAAGTAATTAAGCAAATTAGGTTAAGGTTTTCTCCTGAAGCATTAGAATCACTGGTAGAAAAGATATCGGCTGCAATTGACGCTGAAACCAAAGAGTACCGGCAGGCCGCTAAAAAAATTGAAAAGGTTATTATTGAGAAACAAGCTGAAATTAAAAATCTTATTGCAGCTGTTGCATCAGGAGAAAACATCGAGCTCTATAATGATGCCATTAAACAGAGAAAAGTAGAAATCAGCGAGATGGAAAAACAAAAAGAAAAGCAGGCTCTGTCCAAGCCAGCTTTAGAAAAAATAGACACTATTCGATTAAGGGATTACGTCCAAAGTTTAGATCAGGTCTTAGCACATGGAACTAACCGAGAGCGTAGGGAGTTTATACGTACATTTATTCGCCGAATGGAATTTGATCCAGAAGCTTCTCGTATCACCATCCACTGGTACGCAGACCCAATTCAGGTTCATGAGACAGAAATTTTAACATCCAACAATGTGCGGTTTTTAACTGGTGTCGGAGGCGGGACTTGA
- a CDS encoding cell wall hydrolase, whose product MKISKLMNHIRLDLMRLLKVCKRIKLEQLKIVIGKLCRQYDQTKMGICLAACVMLLPAALLLHQGAALQKIMKPVKEEQQIISAPPEELSGDVQQPAQAGRSGVPETSRGGQVDRASVNLLAQVIEGEAADEPYQGKVAVGAVILNRTESGEFPHTIPGVIYERDAFESVSNGQFQRPLSRDSMNAAIEALNGSDPTGGALYFWNPAKSSSQWVWSRPIVTQIGRHVFAR is encoded by the coding sequence ATGAAGATATCCAAGCTAATGAACCATATCAGGTTGGATTTAATGAGATTGTTGAAGGTTTGCAAGCGTATTAAACTTGAACAGCTTAAGATAGTAATAGGCAAGCTTTGCAGACAATATGACCAAACTAAGATGGGTATATGCCTGGCAGCATGTGTAATGTTGCTTCCGGCCGCTCTGTTGCTGCATCAGGGAGCAGCCCTTCAGAAAATCATGAAACCGGTTAAAGAGGAGCAGCAGATTATTTCTGCGCCGCCGGAAGAGCTGTCCGGGGACGTGCAGCAACCGGCGCAAGCCGGCCGGAGCGGGGTTCCCGAAACCTCCAGAGGCGGCCAGGTGGACCGCGCCAGTGTCAACCTGTTGGCCCAGGTTATCGAGGGTGAGGCTGCCGACGAACCGTATCAGGGCAAGGTAGCGGTAGGCGCTGTTATCTTGAACCGGACCGAAAGCGGTGAGTTTCCACACACTATCCCGGGGGTTATCTATGAACGAGACGCTTTCGAGTCGGTCAGCAACGGCCAGTTCCAGAGGCCCTTGAGCCGGGACTCGATGAATGCTGCAATTGAAGCCTTAAACGGCAGTGATCCCACCGGCGGGGCCCTTTACTTCTGGAACCCGGCCAAGTCCAGCAGCCAGTGGGTATGGTCCCGGCCAATCGTGACCCAAATCGGCAGGCACGTGTTTGCCCGCTGA
- the mutM gene encoding DNA-formamidopyrimidine glycosylase — MPELPEVETVRRTLEPKLAGLKFTAVQILMPKVIKTPDPDQFKEIILDKKIIKINRRGKYLLLHLSEKYTLLVHLRMTGRLTYSEKEAPVAKHTHVIFTLSNGCQLRFCDTRQFGRLWMVPVPSLEELAGFKDLGVEPLDDRFTRDYLKKELRRRHARIKPLLLDQTFIAGLGNIYTDEALHRARINPERLCTTLTPREIAHLYHAIQEVLQEGIENRGTTVRDFIDGNGRAGGYQELLRVYSREGEPCPHCNRPIVRKKVGGRSSYYCPFCQKI, encoded by the coding sequence ATGCCGGAACTTCCCGAAGTGGAAACCGTCAGGCGGACACTTGAGCCCAAACTTGCGGGGCTCAAGTTTACTGCTGTCCAGATACTGATGCCCAAGGTTATCAAAACCCCGGACCCTGATCAGTTCAAAGAAATTATCCTGGATAAAAAAATAATAAAGATCAACAGGCGCGGCAAATACCTGCTTTTACACCTCAGCGAAAAATACACCCTCCTGGTACACCTGCGCATGACCGGCAGGCTTACTTATTCAGAAAAAGAAGCGCCTGTAGCCAAGCACACCCATGTTATCTTTACGCTGAGCAACGGTTGCCAGCTCCGCTTTTGTGATACCCGCCAATTTGGAAGGCTGTGGATGGTCCCCGTGCCTTCCCTGGAAGAACTGGCCGGATTCAAGGACTTGGGTGTTGAGCCCCTGGACGACCGTTTCACCAGGGATTACTTAAAAAAAGAGCTGCGCCGCCGGCATGCCCGGATTAAGCCACTGCTGCTTGACCAAACCTTTATCGCGGGACTGGGCAACATCTATACCGATGAAGCGCTGCACCGCGCCAGGATCAATCCGGAACGCCTCTGCACAACATTAACCCCCCGCGAAATCGCCCACCTCTATCATGCTATCCAGGAGGTGCTCCAGGAAGGCATCGAAAACCGGGGTACCACAGTGCGGGACTTTATTGACGGCAACGGCCGGGCCGGCGGCTACCAGGAACTGCTGCGGGTCTACAGCCGGGAGGGTGAACCCTGTCCCCACTGCAACAGGCCCATCGTCAGGAAAAAGGTGGGCGGCCGCAGCTCCTACTACTGTCCCTTCTGCCAAAAAATTTAG